The Actinomycetota bacterium region CGCGCAAAAGCGCCTCTACGTCCTTGTTCTCCAGGTCCGTCCCCTTGATCGCCGCGTTCAGCTTGTCCACGTAGGTCTGGTGGTGCTTGGTGTGGTGGATCTTCATCGTCTCGGCGTCGATGTGCGGCTCGAGGGCCTCATACGGGTAGGGCAGGTCGGGCAGGGTGTGTGCCACGTCGTCTCCTCCTGTCGGTCGTGACCGGGTTGGAGTGAAAGGATAGTCACGCCACCGAGGCGCGCGTCCCGGAACCCGGGATCAAGCCGGGGGAGCGGGATCCTCCTGGCGGAGAGACCGCATGACGATCCCGTCCTTGGGCTTCGGGTGGAAGTAGGTGGACTTCTCCGGCATCTGGGCCCCCGTTTCGGCCAGGCGCCATACGCGGTCCACCGACACGGGCTGTATCAGAAACCCACACACGGCCCGCCCCGACCGGACCTCCTCCGCGACCTCTGGCGGCCGCGGCGTGAACGAAAGGTGGTCCTGGGCCGATGTGGCCCCGAGCGGGTGCAGGGCGAGGCGGCGCAGGATCGAGGCGGGTATCTCGTCGGGCTCGGGCTCCCGTGAAACGAGCCTGAAGGCACCGGCGCTGGTGAAGGCGATAAAGACGCCGGGGCGATCGTCGTCCCACAGCTCAAGGCCGATCCGGTCCGGGTCGGGGTCGTCGAGCTTCTCGACATCGAACGCCCGCTCCAGGACCGGGAGCACGTCGGACGTGCCGGCCGAGCGGACGATGCGGTGGTAGGGCAGGATGCACACCGCCTCCTCCGCCGCGTCCACCAGCAGGGCCATGATCTGGTCGGCTGGACCGCCCGCACCGTGCCCGTCCCGGTAGTCCCTGGCGGTCTGAAAGCGGTGGTGGCCGTCGGCGATCATCACAGGGCAGTCCCTCAGCGCGGCAGCCACCTCGCGATGGAATCCGGGGTCCCGGGCGGGCCAGACGGTGTGACGCGTGCCCTCATCGTCGGTGAAGTCGGCCGCCGGAGACTCACCCGCCCAGTGCCGGAGGCGGTGCGAGATCCCGCCGCGGGAGTAGAGCGCGTAGATGGGGGAGATGTTCACCGGCAGGGCCTCCATCAGCGCCAGGCGGTCCGCCTTGGGCCCGGCCATGGTGTTCTCGTGGGCCAGCACAGGGTCGTCCAGACGGATCGTCGCGACCAGGCCCCACACGCGACGAAACCGCCGGGACGGGTCTTGGAAAGCCTGGCGGTACACGTACAGGGCCGGC contains the following coding sequences:
- a CDS encoding DUF1015 domain-containing protein, producing MATVLPFRGILFDPTRVPDAGAVTCPPYDVISDADRVALYDRHPYNVVRIISGRREPGDGPGENAYSRAAAFFDSWLWEGVLRQDAEPALYVYRQAFQDPSRRFRRVWGLVATIRLDDPVLAHENTMAGPKADRLALMEALPVNISPIYALYSRGGISHRLRHWAGESPAADFTDDEGTRHTVWPARDPGFHREVAAALRDCPVMIADGHHRFQTARDYRDGHGAGGPADQIMALLVDAAEEAVCILPYHRIVRSAGTSDVLPVLERAFDVEKLDDPDPDRIGLELWDDDRPGVFIAFTSAGAFRLVSREPEPDEIPASILRRLALHPLGATSAQDHLSFTPRPPEVAEEVRSGRAVCGFLIQPVSVDRVWRLAETGAQMPEKSTYFHPKPKDGIVMRSLRQEDPAPPA